In Rutidosis leptorrhynchoides isolate AG116_Rl617_1_P2 chromosome 6, CSIRO_AGI_Rlap_v1, whole genome shotgun sequence, the DNA window tgtaatggtcgtgtgtaaacaggatattttagattatcattatttgataatctacgtaaagctttttaaacctttatttatgaaataaaggttatggtttgttttaaaaatgaatgcagtctttgaaaaacgtctcatatagaggtcaaaacctagcaacgaaatcaattaatatggaacgttttttatcaataagaacgagacatttcaaccaCCACTGTTGACGGTAACCGTCGTTCGTCAGAAAAAACGACCGGAGTGCAAATGGGTTTCGTGATTGCTTTTTTGAGGGTAAATTTCATCTGAGCTTCGAACCACATGTGTTTGGGATTTAAAGGTGAAAATGTGTATTATGAGTACAATTTAAGGTTTTTGTGAATATGTTTGAGCACTCGTGTTGTGAAAATTTTAGGGATATATTATAGAGTAATTTTTAGAATACAATCAGGTTTCATATGTGTAGTTTTGTCAATAAAAGGTTAATGAAAAAGTTGCATGTCTGGTAATGTCTTTATGAAAAGTAACAATGGTGGTTGTTAAAATTAGGGTTCTATTTTTTTTCAGTTATGAAGATGAAGATGTGAATGGAGAAGATTGAAGAAGAATGTTAGGACTAACCGCGTCAAAAATAAACATTGGTGACAAACATGCAATATTGGGTAAACATGAAGGACCAATCGCGTAATTGTTTCTACACATTAACATGTTACCTGATGAACAAGTTACTTAATGCGTACAATAGTACAACTTAGAAAGTTAAACGCGTACAATAGGATatctgaaagttgaatgcatataataggaatttggtgaaagttcGATGTAGTTTCAAACAATTTTCCCTGTATTAATTGCAATTAGTCTAGAATTATGGACAAGTAAGCTATGGTAGACCTTGTTTTATATGTTTTTTTATTAGATAAAAAGTTTgcgatctatagtttctattaaaattctataatgacatcatcattatagaattttaatattctatgatgatgtcattattaggctaattcctttgttaagaaaaaaagcAAAAATAAAAGGAAAAAAATCTAAGCCATattgatgatgtcattaacattaattacatattttatttatttatttaagttaaTTGAAATTCACTTAGCTATATGTAAAGATTCCGTATATGTAGCAATTAATAATAAAGATTTATTGTTATTCATAATTTAATTTGATGTTATATTGTTAGTTAACGATTCATGTCTATAAATTTGACAACACTTTAAATATTATCATAAAACGATATGGACTAGCTATAAAAAATATAAAGTGATTCTCACAATAATCAGTTTATGGACACGAGGCCATGaataatactaatgattttaaATGCATGTTTAATGAATGTTTCATttacatataaattgattttaataattatttaaagaATCATTACATTTAACTCTTATTCAATTCTATTGTACTTATAaaatctattttatagtataatataaatctctaaaatgataatgtcataaataaggattattcaGTTTAAAAGAAAttcaaaaagaaataaaaaatttcTAAGCCATCATGAtgttgtcattaaaataattaattattttaataaaaatattaacattttaattgtataatatatgaagcattatgtaacCTTATAATAAAATAACCTATGATCATAAgtataatatttgaagcattatgtacaactttatggtgAAACACCCcaaccatatgtacaaactttaaaacaaatataatacacaccatgaacacatgtacaaactttgaagcatattgtacaaccttcatataataattgtattttagttttaaaaaaaattaaagaggcatttgttattactaataataattattaaaaatataaatactcaatttttgaACAAACTTTGTTTCTAACTCCGTCCCATCTTAAGTATCAACCTTTCTATTTTAGGCCGTCCCATTTCAAGTATCTGCTTGATGTTTTAACCaatcagaagaggttattctggatagagaagatttctgattggtggagaatgaagatAGTGAAATTTCCTAAAACTTTGTGCAAAAAGTAAGTTTACACTTGTAGTGGTACGGAgagagtattattatattattattattcaaatataggttttctttacgagattaattacgttacatatgtatgcaaaatacatgtctcaataaaatgttgtaagatagcttttatgacaagaaaaaataataattgtgatgaaaattggaagaaagtggtaggagaataaatgtagttcatttattctgactaagttaagtatatcaatatgtttgtaaaaacaagtttcttagtcggagtaTGTGGTTCTATGGGTCATTAAaccaaatgactttagcatttacattcacttaatacctaaaacatatcattaaattatttcgtttaagCAAACTCGTGATTTCACGTGTCATTTTACTAGTTGATGTATATATAACTCAAAACATATAAAATACGCGAACCATCAAATAGAGAAGGTTTTTTCATTACAATTGAGATCTAAATGAAATAAATGATAATTCACCTATTCACCTAGAGAATCCGATATGAAATAGTATAGCTTGTGGGTATTTCAAAATGTATAAAAAAACTTCAATCACCAATAAATATACAATTTCATAGAAAGTCtagtggaaaaaaaaaaaaaaaaaaaaaaaaaaaaaaaaaaaaaaaaaaaaaacgatgtgTCACTTGTATACCCTTTTTGAAATCTGTATGGATTGAAGATACCAATTGTCCAAGAAATGTATATTCAACAGAACTCACGACCACAAGATATACAACTTTTATTCATATTTACAACGATATCTTACTCATTTTATAATCAAAATTAACCTACAAACTTCAattaatgatatatgatatatctTCATCATTTTATAATCAAAATTAACATACAAACTTCAATCAAtataaataacaatgatatttaAAGACACCACAAACAATGAACATTTTATAATATTAACGTATTGCATCATAACAATTacttgatcgagtgtatatgaatgTTTAAGAGTACCTGAACGCGAACCCCGTCCTTATTCTACTGATTCCATTTCTTTTTGCCATCAAATATTTGTCATCGATTCATGTTTAACGAAATGATTATCCGGTATGGATTTGGATGGCGGATAACACGGTGGATTGAAGGCATGATTTGAATAGCAAATTATGTTTAGCAGATTAGGGTTTTTGGGGTTTGGTTAGAAAGATAAGAGAGGAATTTATATTTAATGAATATAGTTGAATGTGAATCACGTATAATTACATTAGGGTGGAGGACACATGAGTTTTTACCAAAACATTTTTGTATTTTGTTAAAAACAAAATTAAGCCAAGCTGATACTAGTAACTTTTATGACATATATTCTCTACCAAGTCAATCATGTTCGAATCCAAATTCAATCAAAAGAGAATACGAATCCAAATTCAATCAAAAGAGAATATAATAGAGAACAAACGGATTATAGAAAACACTTATATTGATCGAGAGAAAATTACAAGAGACTATACATGAACTTCAAAGTGTTGTGAGATGCCTGGCAAACCAAACCCATTCATCATTTTAAAGGTCTAATGGGTTTCCATTCTTAACCCATTGGGTCTGTGATAATTAAAAATAAATGCAACAACAGGTTCAAACAGGTCATGTTGGAATTCCACCACAAATTAAATTGTGGGTCGAGTGGGACTTCTCAGCGAGTCTTCTTAGAAGATCTACCTCAAATATTTAAGACACTTAAAGTATTCCATTGTACAAAGACACAAATTACTTTTTTAATCTAGTTTTGAAAAAGTATTTTCTCCATTATTTTTAAACAGTAATTAGTGAACTATTATATGTATAGTTGTTAAATTTTTTAATAGTAATTTAACGTTAAAGAGTAAACTAACGGTAAATGTTAACGTAAAATacaaacttgaaaacataacatgtAAAACTGTAAACGTAAAGTTTAAAcgtataacgtaaaacataaaacgtAAACCATAATCGTAAACTATAAATGTAAAACGTATAACGTAAACGTAAAATATAAATGTGAAAATGTAAACGTATAACGTGAACATAAAAGTACACGTAAAAATTATAAATTGTAAAAGTAAACAATAAGCGTACAACACAAGACGCAAAACATAAACCTAATGCATGAAAGTAAAACGTTAACCGTAAATTGTTAAACTAAAAGCATAAGACGaaaaacttaaaacttaaaaagTAAACGAACCGTGAACATAAAATGGGTCTTGACACAACCCGACCCGAAAGTTTAAGCAGGAAAATGGGTCTTGACCCTATCAGAAAACTCGacccgggtctcgacccaacccaacctgggtctcgacccaacccgttcGACCTATTTAAAAGCTGACCCGTTTCGACCCATGACCCGTTTCGACCTAAACCCGTTTGATctttgacccaacccgacccattTCGACCCGTTTGCCGGGTATAGTTGTGACAAATAAGACCACTTTTATTTATACTACTCCAACTAAATAATGAATGGTTAAGATTAAATCATATCAATGGCTAAGATCTAAGTACTTGAAACCTCAAGTATGCATATGATTCTAGAGATATTTATGGAGTTCCCCTCCAAAATGAACTAAAATAAGAGTTCTAGAGATCTTTCATATGCGTCTTAGGTCTTCATTGATTTGGGTTGAAATTTAGAATCAAGCCATAAACTTACTGGGTTCGGTCACGAATTTAGCCACTTGTGACACTACGTTTACATTTGGGCCACAAACCCGttatttgtttttctttttttttttttgacgaaattacaaattatatatataaaagaaaaagatCTGATAATTTAGTGGCGTTACATGTAATACAGATTTCACAATCTGTTTGAAATGAACAAGCGTTCATCATGAACCATAAAAGGCAACATATGACCTGTTACATTGAATACCCACAAAACATGCTCGGAAACCAACGGATCCCCAAAGCACCCAACCACATAAAACATACTTCAGCCATGACGTAACCACCATCCAGAAAATCAAAACTATAAAACATCCACGCCCGAACCAAAGTCAACAACGTAAACCTCGCTTCACACACCCCACAGTCCACCGTACCCACTGTTAACATTGTAAACCCGCCACAAAAACGCTCACCGGAAAACTCAAGAACACCCGCCCCAAGACTGCAACCAGAAAACTAGAAAGAACCCTTGTGAGCCATATGTCACGAGCCATAGCGGCTAATATTGGATAATTGTCTGATTTCCACCAAGTTAGAAAAAGTTGTGAAATTGTGAGACCAATGGTGGATGGTAAAAAGTTTGTAACCTTGTAGTTTCCTaactcgcttgtgggtgccgaTGTTCGTTGACGATGCTAACGTCTTCAAGTAAACATTTATAAACGGTTATATAAAGACCCCAATGACCGCTTCGGTTCTTGAGAACCGTATACGGTTCTTCTAGAACCAGTTCCATCCAGAACCGGTTACGGTTTTTTTGGTCAGTTTTGTTGGACCCGACCCGGTTCTGGATGTGCACCTCTAGAAAGAAATGTGTAAAATAAATGAGTCTTGATTTATAAAATAACTCCATATTCATGCATCGTAAAACAGCACCAAAGATGATAACTTATGCAATGATACACCCTTACAACAAGCTTTAAAAAGCCAATATAAGATTCATAATACTGTCTTGAATTCATAAACATACAAaatataacaataaaattaatagttACAAAAAGAAAAACGCACTTCAGAATCACAAGTTTTTTTTACATATACATACAACTGCAAAATGAAGTAAATCTCCAATAAATATTGATGGGCAAATTGTTTAACAAAGAAATGAAGTTAGTAACAGGGGTTTAATCTCCAGTATACTCAGATGTATTGTAAATTAGcaatattcatacttgtaatttatgtggattgtatgtttattTGAGAAAAAACTTCCAAATCTCTCGGTCTGTCATTTCTTTGATTAGATGGGCACCAAACACACCCTCCTCGTCTACAAGGTTCCTCAGTTGTCTTGCAGCACTGTTGAATCCGACGTAATGTTTTTTTGTGGAGACAAATAACACTCCGTAAGGTGGCTTCAAGCACTGATAAaaggataaaataaaatataattataagagCCAACCAAACCAACATATATGGAAATTTCAATCAATTAACTTACTACTGTGTAAATTATATGTCTATACAATAGGTGAAAAGGAAACAGGTCACACGGGTTAAAAGTCACCCAAAGTGCATTCTTAGTGCTTATGACATACTTTAGCAAAAATTACAATTCATAAATGTTAACGAACCCGGGTTTGAAAACACTCAAGTCATTACAAATAATTGGTGCACAATATATGATCTAAAAATGTAAAAATACTATATCATGTATAATAACTCTACTTTTTAAATAGAATAGTGTGCAAAGTTCTATGCCTTATTTAACAGTTACACGAACTTTCAACCAATTTGACCCATTTTCCTTTAAAATATCTGACCCACTAGAGATAGTAACATTTCGAAATGAACCCATTGACATCACAAGTGCAATTTCCAATTCCATATTTCCATAGGTAAAAAAAAGCATACCTTTTTTATTAAAGCATACAGCTTTTTCAAAGAAGTCGAAGCATACGGAATATCAGTCATCAAAATAACATCATAACCTCCTCCTTGGTCCATTTCACTAGCCCGTTCCCACACCCTGCTTCCCGAAAGCTTTCGTGATCTCCTCGAATAACTTTCATGTCCAATAACACTACCATCATGACTACTACAACCGTCCATGAAATCCTCTTCTGTAAAGCTAACGTTTGTTGCTTTTGGTAATTCTTGTATATCACTCTCTACAACGGACAGAACGGTAGCAAGTTCTTCCCAATCTCCAGCGTAAAAGTGAACTATTGGAGAAATATTTTGTCTTGATGGAGTAAGAGAACTTTCAGGCTGTCGACTTTGTCTGTCTAAAGCTTGTTGAAGATTGGCCAGGACATTTGGGATGGTTGTGCATCTTATAGTTTCAGCGTTTAACTCTTGAAAGTGTACTAC includes these proteins:
- the LOC139852946 gene encoding uncharacterized protein produces the protein MRAPSLLAQCLPGLAPDRVSQSISTASDKEMHLPSPAVEIVPSKMEHPYKYAGESIDMHGLNVFKGRFSVSDMIGLELTSSKSDGCSKSWDSSFDLVNVLKREIADAQLSFRGKRVLELGCGYGIPGVFACLKGASVVHFQELNAETIRCTTIPNVLANLQQALDRQSRQPESSLTPSRQNISPIVHFYAGDWEELATVLSVVESDIQELPKATNVSFTEEDFMDGCSSHDGSVIGHESYSRRSRKLSGSRVWERASEMDQGGGYDVILMTDIPYASTSLKKLYALIKKCLKPPYGVLFVSTKKHYVGFNSAARQLRNLVDEEGVFGAHLIKEMTDREIWKFFLK